A portion of the Actomonas aquatica genome contains these proteins:
- a CDS encoding lipoyl protein ligase domain-containing protein: MVFDLLSSRSDSAAANMAADLLLLQHYPQRDHARFRHYGWHRPAITFGYSQKIAWVREQLPVDATITASDFELCRRPTGGGVVDHRDDWTYALVIPRGHDLGDARATVAYAAIHRAVTDCLTRQGVAAELKEHCEPCDDDAPGPGVCFTKPELHDVIHATTGAKLAGAAQKRSKHGLLFQGSIARGAVGEIDWELFHGDFTAALATLLAAEAHESTWPELWDEALDPLAESYATPEWIERR; the protein is encoded by the coding sequence ATGGTTTTTGACCTCCTCAGTTCCCGCTCCGATTCCGCCGCCGCCAACATGGCCGCCGATCTGTTGCTGCTGCAGCACTACCCGCAGCGTGACCACGCCCGCTTTCGCCACTACGGCTGGCACCGCCCGGCCATCACCTTTGGCTACAGCCAAAAGATCGCCTGGGTGCGGGAACAGTTGCCGGTTGATGCCACCATCACGGCCAGCGACTTCGAACTCTGTCGGCGTCCCACTGGCGGCGGGGTCGTCGACCATCGCGACGATTGGACCTATGCGCTGGTCATTCCGCGCGGTCACGATCTCGGCGACGCGCGTGCCACCGTAGCCTACGCCGCCATCCATCGCGCCGTCACCGACTGCCTCACCCGCCAAGGCGTCGCGGCCGAACTCAAAGAACACTGCGAACCCTGCGACGACGACGCCCCCGGACCCGGCGTCTGTTTCACCAAACCGGAGTTGCACGACGTCATTCATGCGACGACCGGCGCCAAGCTCGCCGGCGCCGCCCAAAAACGCTCCAAGCACGGGCTGTTGTTCCAAGGCTCCATCGCCCGCGGCGCCGTCGGCGAAATCGACTGGGAACTCTTCCACGGCGACTTCACCGCCGCCCTCGCCACGTTGCTCGCCGCCGAAGCGCACGAATCCACTTGGCCTGAGCTCTGGGACGAAGCCCTCGACCCGCTCGCCGAATCTTACGCCACCCCCGAGTGGATCGAACGTCGCTGA
- a CDS encoding sodium:calcium symporter, whose amino-acid sequence MHPLYDLIDQLGIVHPATFTVLFLLASWLMIWRLEAMLQQGLDGTALGTLIVPYCSGLGNLVFVFLLWRDQGAPVEIMVNSLVNNTTNLTLLLGLPALIWPLHIVANKGGKSQRRTQQLSRLALLLTLAAVLFFTGLTWALGRDGQLDRGDGLALIGVFLFWQCFQVFDVLKDNVRRGGSFGWRFYIDLVLIALSGWVIYESLDGLVAYLSAADSGFFSAANLGWITGWLLVLPNALLAFYYAWRRRADIVYSSQVGDGHICIPLCLGLFAVLQPVPLPDFFQTAVIILGGAVLVHGICLLTVGRLPRPIAAGLVVAYAWFVYTGLIA is encoded by the coding sequence GTGCATCCGCTCTACGATCTCATCGACCAGCTTGGCATCGTGCATCCGGCCACCTTCACGGTGCTCTTCCTGCTCGCGTCGTGGCTGATGATCTGGCGGCTCGAAGCCATGCTGCAGCAGGGCCTCGACGGCACCGCGCTCGGCACGCTCATCGTGCCCTACTGTTCGGGATTGGGTAACCTCGTCTTCGTCTTTCTGCTCTGGCGCGACCAAGGCGCGCCCGTCGAGATCATGGTCAACAGCCTGGTCAACAACACGACCAACCTCACCTTGCTGCTCGGCCTGCCCGCCCTCATCTGGCCGCTGCACATTGTCGCGAATAAAGGCGGCAAATCGCAGCGTCGCACCCAACAGCTCAGTCGCCTCGCGCTGCTACTCACCCTGGCCGCCGTGCTGTTTTTCACCGGCCTCACCTGGGCCCTCGGTCGCGATGGTCAACTCGATCGTGGCGACGGCCTCGCCCTTATCGGCGTGTTTCTCTTTTGGCAGTGCTTCCAGGTCTTCGACGTGCTCAAGGACAACGTGCGCCGCGGCGGCTCGTTCGGCTGGCGCTTCTACATCGACCTCGTGCTCATCGCACTCAGCGGCTGGGTCATCTACGAAAGCCTCGATGGGTTGGTCGCCTACTTGAGCGCCGCCGACTCCGGTTTCTTCAGCGCCGCCAACCTCGGCTGGATCACCGGCTGGCTGCTCGTGCTGCCCAACGCCCTGCTCGCGTTCTACTACGCATGGCGTCGGCGCGCGGATATCGTTTACAGCTCCCAAGTCGGCGACGGCCACATCTGCATCCCGCTCTGTCTCGGTCTCTTCGCCGTGCTGCAACCCGTGCCGCTGCCCGACTTTTTTCAAACCGCCGTCATCATTCTCGGCGGGGCCGTGCTCGTGCATGGCATCTGTCTGCTCACCGTGGGTCGTTTGCCGCGACCGATCGCGGCGGGACTCGTCGTGGCTTACGCGTGGTTCGTCTACACCGGCCTCATCGCCTGA
- a CDS encoding SixA phosphatase family protein — protein MRLFLIRHAHAEAAATDALRALSERGRQQTAHVASFFRHNAHLRPGQVWHSPLRRAYETANALVTGLEIDAPLVETDGLLPGDAPTLMATRLAAYPPVHDIALVGHEPHLGCLASLLVSNRASPSLFHFKKAAVLCLRRSDKTHSATTLPRWRVDWHLPPLLIPET, from the coding sequence ATGCGCCTCTTCCTCATCCGTCACGCTCACGCCGAAGCCGCCGCCACGGATGCCCTGCGCGCCCTCAGTGAACGCGGCCGCCAACAGACCGCCCACGTCGCCTCCTTCTTCCGCCACAACGCCCACCTGCGCCCGGGCCAAGTCTGGCACAGTCCGCTGCGACGCGCCTACGAAACCGCCAACGCGCTTGTCACCGGCCTGGAGATCGATGCCCCGCTGGTCGAGACCGACGGCCTGCTCCCCGGCGACGCGCCGACCCTGATGGCGACCCGCCTCGCGGCGTATCCACCCGTGCATGACATCGCCCTGGTCGGCCACGAACCCCACCTCGGTTGCCTGGCCAGCCTGCTCGTGAGCAACCGCGCCAGCCCCAGCCTCTTCCATTTTAAGAAAGCCGCCGTGCTGTGTCTGCGCCGCTCCGACAAGACCCACAGCGCCACCACCCTGCCCCGCTGGCGCGTCGACTGGCACCTGCCGCCGTTGCTCATCCCCGAGACCTGA
- a CDS encoding ATP-binding protein has protein sequence MSAKSSKSASAKSAAPSPTLLQGVFDNLTEGVLIAEPKLGRTGLRVLHANPALCRITGYTARELSGRGHARLHPTPADLTALREWIASLPDAEPLTSEGYVLTKQGHHLYCAWTISPLRDARGRLTHLIITYSDQTAQRRLQEALVHAQRLDAVGRLAGGVAHDFNNLLSVINGYCEILQHSIGDNPKAKREVLEIHQAGQRASGLVRQLLAFGRRQALDPRVISPNRLVRENADILSRLLGEERSLELSLDDEVGNIRVDPTQLQQVLLNLVLNARDATRPTGRVVITTKNRSVEPGYNRRLTDLRPGHYVVLTVSDNGCGMDDATQAVLFEPFFTTKDEGMGTGLGLALVYGVVQQSNGHILVQSAPGQGTTFEIYLPFVQEEAAGSTGPLAPLPSTRGRETLLVVEEDTVVRKMVSGILTADGYDVMEASSPAAGLIEVKRHVNAPHLVIVDTADPSDDIFNMLRELHAHHAGLRVLCTPHREAHRVDFIPLAQQQTLPKPFALSALLNSVRQLLDAAL, from the coding sequence GTGTCCGCCAAATCATCCAAGTCCGCTTCCGCCAAGTCGGCGGCCCCGTCGCCCACTCTCCTGCAGGGGGTGTTCGACAACCTCACCGAGGGCGTGCTCATCGCCGAACCCAAGCTCGGTCGCACCGGCCTGCGCGTCCTGCACGCCAATCCCGCGCTGTGCCGGATCACCGGATACACCGCCCGCGAGTTGAGTGGGCGTGGCCATGCTCGCCTGCATCCCACGCCCGCCGATCTCACCGCCCTGCGCGAATGGATCGCCTCCCTGCCCGACGCCGAGCCGCTCACGTCAGAGGGTTACGTGCTCACCAAACAAGGCCACCACCTCTACTGCGCCTGGACGATTTCCCCGCTGCGCGACGCGCGCGGTCGTCTCACCCATCTCATCATCACCTACAGTGATCAGACGGCACAGCGCCGACTGCAGGAAGCACTCGTCCACGCCCAACGCCTCGATGCGGTCGGCCGTCTGGCCGGCGGCGTGGCCCACGACTTCAACAACCTGCTCTCCGTCATCAACGGTTACTGCGAGATCCTGCAGCACTCGATCGGCGACAACCCCAAAGCCAAGCGCGAGGTGCTCGAGATCCATCAGGCCGGGCAACGCGCCTCCGGTCTCGTGCGCCAGTTGCTCGCCTTCGGTCGACGCCAGGCGCTCGACCCGCGCGTGATTTCCCCCAACCGCCTGGTGCGCGAAAACGCCGACATCCTCAGCCGCCTCCTCGGCGAAGAGCGCTCTCTCGAACTCTCGCTCGATGACGAGGTCGGCAACATCCGCGTCGATCCCACCCAGTTGCAGCAGGTCCTGCTCAACCTCGTGCTCAACGCCCGCGACGCCACCCGCCCCACCGGTCGCGTGGTTATCACCACCAAAAACCGCTCCGTCGAACCCGGCTACAACCGCCGCCTCACCGACCTGCGCCCCGGTCACTACGTCGTGCTCACCGTGAGTGACAATGGCTGCGGCATGGACGACGCCACGCAGGCCGTCCTATTCGAACCGTTCTTCACCACCAAGGATGAGGGCATGGGCACCGGCCTCGGCCTCGCGCTCGTTTACGGCGTCGTGCAGCAGAGCAACGGTCACATCCTCGTGCAGAGCGCACCCGGCCAAGGCACCACCTTCGAGATCTACCTGCCCTTCGTGCAGGAGGAAGCCGCCGGCTCAACCGGCCCCCTCGCCCCCCTGCCCTCCACCCGCGGCCGCGAAACCTTGTTGGTCGTCGAAGAGGACACCGTCGTGCGCAAGATGGTGAGCGGCATCCTCACTGCCGACGGCTACGATGTCATGGAGGCGTCCTCTCCCGCCGCCGGCCTCATCGAGGTCAAACGCCACGTCAATGCCCCCCATCTCGTGATCGTCGATACCGCCGATCCCTCCGACGATATCTTCAACATGCTGCGCGAGCTGCACGCCCACCACGCCGGCTTGCGCGTGCTCTGCACCCCGCACCGGGAGGCCCATCGCGTCGATTTTATCCCGCTCGCCCAACAGCAGACCCTGCCCAAACCGTTCGCGCTGAGCGCGCTGCTCAACAGCGTGCGGCAGCTCCTCGACGCGGCCCTTTAG
- the pdxH gene encoding pyridoxamine 5'-phosphate oxidase, giving the protein MPDLAALRKDYTLAGLSESDLAADPFDQFGRWFDEAHGGGVLEPNAMTVATATPDGMPSARTVLLKGFDDRGFVFFTNYESRKGRELAANPQACLVFPWLALERQVKVYGSVTQVSREETTAYFQSRPIGSQIGAWASPQSDVVSGREVLESARQAAEARFAGQPIPPPPHWGGYRVAPTAIEFWQGRPSRLHDRLRYRREQDRWIIERLAP; this is encoded by the coding sequence ATGCCCGATCTCGCCGCATTGCGCAAAGACTACACCCTCGCCGGCCTGAGCGAATCCGACCTGGCCGCGGATCCGTTTGACCAGTTTGGCCGCTGGTTCGACGAAGCCCATGGCGGCGGCGTGTTGGAGCCCAATGCGATGACCGTCGCCACCGCCACGCCCGACGGCATGCCGTCCGCCCGCACGGTGTTACTCAAGGGCTTCGACGACCGTGGATTCGTGTTCTTCACCAACTACGAAAGCCGCAAGGGCCGCGAACTCGCTGCCAACCCTCAGGCCTGCCTCGTCTTTCCGTGGCTCGCGCTCGAACGGCAGGTGAAAGTCTATGGCAGCGTCACCCAGGTCTCCCGCGAGGAGACGACCGCCTATTTCCAATCGCGCCCGATCGGCAGCCAGATCGGCGCGTGGGCTTCCCCGCAAAGCGATGTCGTTTCCGGCCGCGAAGTGCTGGAGTCCGCCCGCCAGGCCGCCGAAGCCCGTTTCGCGGGGCAACCCATCCCGCCGCCGCCGCATTGGGGTGGTTATCGGGTCGCACCCACCGCCATCGAATTCTGGCAGGGTCGCCCCAGCCGCTTGCACGACCGCCTGCGCTACCGACGCGAGCAGGATCGTTGGATCATCGAACGACTCGCCCCCTGA
- a CDS encoding bifunctional GNAT family N-acetyltransferase/carbon-nitrogen hydrolase family protein, whose protein sequence is MSKAKATAPAKVTVRRATLRDIPALVKLNIAAYPVLADENVVWGEAHLAHHLRVFPQGQFVAEVKGKIVGAASTLVVDLGPDPLRNHTWSGITDSGYFNNHDLNGDTLYGADVYVHPKARGLGVGAALYDARRKLCKRLNKRRILAGGRLWNYQDHAEKFSPQEYAERVAAGEFRDLVLSFQLREGFQLRGVMPNYLRDPNSHNHASLIEWLNPDYRPAKTGARKVRVACVQYQMRKISSFSDFARQVTYFTDVAADSDADYVLFPELFTVELLSTTHTKSPQEGMKRLAKLTPKVVGLLQSLAVKYGVTIIGGSHPTRVGKELQNICTVCLPDGSIHEQPKLHITPNESHWWGITGGNSLQVIDTPGAKIGVLICYDSEFPEAARHLADHGAEILFVPFCTNDRKGYLRVRYCCQARAVENQVYVALAGNVGNLPDVENMDVNYAQAAVFTPSDYAFARDGIAAEADSNEETVLICDLDLDDLHEARELGTVTPRLDRREDLFKMTSHVVVPKGAVIDPIGPLGTQRGWSSEVNPEGG, encoded by the coding sequence ATGTCGAAAGCCAAAGCCACTGCCCCTGCGAAGGTTACGGTCCGCCGCGCAACCCTGCGGGACATCCCCGCGCTCGTTAAGCTCAACATCGCCGCCTACCCGGTGCTCGCCGACGAGAACGTGGTCTGGGGCGAGGCGCACTTGGCCCACCACCTGCGCGTGTTTCCGCAAGGCCAGTTTGTGGCCGAGGTGAAGGGCAAGATCGTCGGCGCGGCGTCGACGCTGGTGGTCGATCTGGGGCCGGATCCGCTGCGCAATCACACCTGGTCGGGCATCACCGACAGCGGTTATTTCAACAACCACGACCTCAACGGCGATACCCTCTATGGCGCCGATGTGTATGTGCACCCGAAGGCGCGTGGACTCGGCGTGGGCGCGGCGCTCTACGATGCACGCCGCAAACTCTGCAAACGACTCAACAAGCGGCGCATCCTGGCGGGCGGTCGTCTGTGGAACTACCAGGATCATGCGGAGAAGTTCTCCCCGCAGGAATACGCCGAGCGCGTCGCGGCCGGTGAGTTCCGCGATCTCGTGCTGAGTTTCCAACTTCGTGAGGGGTTCCAGTTGCGCGGCGTGATGCCGAACTACCTGCGCGATCCCAACAGCCACAACCACGCCAGCCTCATCGAGTGGCTCAATCCCGACTACCGGCCGGCCAAGACCGGTGCGCGCAAGGTGCGGGTGGCCTGCGTGCAATACCAGATGCGCAAGATCAGCTCGTTTTCGGACTTCGCGCGACAGGTGACCTACTTCACCGACGTGGCGGCCGACAGCGATGCCGACTACGTGTTGTTTCCCGAGCTCTTCACCGTCGAATTGCTTTCGACCACCCACACCAAGTCGCCGCAGGAGGGCATGAAGCGCCTGGCCAAGCTCACGCCGAAGGTCGTCGGCCTCCTGCAAAGCCTGGCCGTCAAATACGGCGTCACGATCATCGGCGGCAGCCACCCGACCAGAGTGGGCAAGGAGCTGCAGAACATCTGCACGGTTTGCCTGCCCGACGGCAGCATCCACGAGCAGCCCAAGCTGCACATCACGCCGAACGAAAGCCACTGGTGGGGCATCACGGGCGGCAACTCCCTGCAGGTAATCGACACCCCCGGGGCCAAGATCGGTGTGCTCATCTGCTACGACTCGGAGTTTCCCGAAGCGGCGCGTCATTTGGCCGACCACGGCGCCGAGATCCTCTTCGTGCCCTTCTGCACCAACGACCGCAAAGGTTACCTGCGCGTGCGCTACTGCTGTCAGGCGCGGGCGGTGGAGAACCAGGTCTACGTCGCACTCGCCGGCAATGTGGGCAACCTGCCTGACGTCGAGAATATGGACGTGAACTACGCGCAGGCCGCCGTGTTCACGCCGTCGGACTACGCCTTTGCCCGCGACGGCATTGCCGCCGAAGCCGATTCCAACGAAGAGACGGTGCTCATCTGCGACCTCGATCTCGACGACCTGCATGAAGCACGTGAACTCGGCACAGTGACGCCGCGACTCGATCGCCGCGAAGACTTGTTCAAGATGACCTCCCACGTCGTCGTCCCCAAGGGCGCGGTGATCGACCCGATCGGTCCACTCGGCACCCAGCGTGGTTGGAGCAGCGAGGTGAATCCGGAAGGCGGTTGA
- a CDS encoding response regulator, translating into MTPEDAPEPAPPQVIARSLAWVAGASAGGAGALALVLVDRGAELAAWSVLGLGVGLAGGLTYVRSLARIHAERKSRMRLQAEAEVQHLALEKALLQLDEAKVAARAAERHAARARELEERILALQSQAALGRMAGGVAHSFNNMLVGIMGYASAVEEVNHLTPSEMRQYLSQINAASQRASALCFQLMVAAGRRSADAEVVFLRRFRAEIEPLLSACVGRGAALTLELSPNLPRVRCDLGGLQIALANLTFNALDAIAGQGGQLTLTIEATTLDASHIGMTPEMTTIEPGPYVRFRLQDDGVGISAEVKPQIFAPFFSTKSGRLGLGLTAVARWARKLHGGLLVEAVEPRGTRVELFLPALPGSDDPADNTQAPFEKTRVENEEASAGPEPAAAVANRRVLFVDDDQTVRDLAAMLIRQLGLEVVCASDGHMAEALLREHAPVGLAMVDYSMPGRDGVDTIQALRQVQPGLRVVLISGSMKSEIDNLATVEPLVGFLQKPFNYTAVKGLLLKLMGGQS; encoded by the coding sequence GTGACTCCCGAAGATGCCCCAGAGCCGGCTCCCCCGCAGGTGATTGCGAGGTCATTGGCGTGGGTGGCGGGAGCGAGTGCGGGCGGAGCGGGGGCGTTGGCGCTGGTCCTGGTCGATCGTGGAGCGGAGTTGGCGGCTTGGAGTGTGTTGGGCTTGGGGGTGGGTCTGGCTGGTGGCCTCACTTACGTGCGCTCGTTGGCCCGGATCCACGCCGAACGAAAGTCACGGATGCGATTGCAGGCGGAGGCCGAGGTGCAGCACCTGGCCCTGGAGAAGGCGTTGTTGCAGCTGGACGAAGCAAAGGTGGCGGCGCGCGCGGCGGAGCGGCATGCCGCGCGGGCGCGTGAGTTGGAGGAGCGGATTCTGGCGCTGCAGTCGCAGGCGGCGCTCGGACGCATGGCGGGTGGGGTGGCCCACAGTTTTAACAACATGCTCGTGGGCATCATGGGTTACGCCAGCGCGGTGGAGGAGGTGAATCACCTCACGCCATCGGAGATGCGGCAATACTTGTCGCAGATCAACGCGGCCAGTCAGCGGGCTTCGGCGTTGTGCTTTCAATTGATGGTGGCGGCCGGTCGACGATCGGCCGATGCGGAGGTGGTGTTTCTGCGCCGGTTTCGCGCGGAGATCGAACCCCTGCTCAGTGCCTGCGTCGGACGCGGGGCGGCGCTCACGCTCGAGCTCTCGCCGAATTTGCCGCGCGTGCGTTGCGATCTCGGCGGGCTGCAAATCGCGTTGGCCAACCTCACCTTCAACGCTCTGGATGCGATCGCGGGTCAGGGGGGGCAGCTCACGCTCACCATCGAGGCCACCACGCTGGATGCGTCGCACATCGGGATGACGCCGGAGATGACGACGATCGAGCCGGGACCCTATGTGCGGTTTCGGCTACAGGACGACGGCGTGGGTATTTCCGCGGAGGTGAAGCCACAGATTTTTGCGCCATTTTTCAGCACCAAATCGGGCCGCTTGGGGTTGGGCCTGACTGCGGTCGCGCGGTGGGCGCGCAAGCTGCATGGCGGACTGTTGGTGGAGGCGGTCGAACCGCGCGGCACGCGGGTCGAGTTGTTCCTGCCGGCGCTGCCGGGCTCCGATGATCCGGCCGACAATACGCAGGCGCCGTTTGAGAAAACGCGGGTGGAGAACGAGGAGGCATCCGCCGGGCCCGAACCCGCCGCGGCGGTGGCCAATCGGCGCGTGCTGTTTGTGGATGACGACCAGACGGTGCGCGATCTCGCGGCAATGCTCATTCGTCAGCTCGGTCTGGAGGTGGTGTGTGCGAGTGACGGTCACATGGCCGAAGCGCTGTTGCGGGAGCACGCGCCGGTGGGTTTGGCGATGGTCGACTACTCGATGCCGGGACGCGACGGAGTGGATACCATTCAAGCGCTGCGTCAGGTGCAGCCGGGGCTGCGGGTGGTGTTGATCTCAGGCTCGATGAAGTCGGAGATCGATAACCTCGCCACGGTGGAGCCGTTGGTGGGCTTTTTGCAGAAGCCGTTTAACTACACCGCGGTCAAAGGCCTGCTGCTGAAACTGATGGGCGGGCAGAGCTGA